The Nicotiana tomentosiformis chromosome 9, ASM39032v3, whole genome shotgun sequence genome contains the following window.
ATCACAGAAGAAAACAAAGAATAGAATGCCAAGGAAACAATGCAAACCAAACACAAGTGACGTAGTGAAAcatatcaacaagaatcactaccgaagtaccacctcgtagtcttatttcacaaatcaaatcacaatcttttcttatatcaacgtgggagccttgcatttaattttgaaaattattttcccgaaatagctacccgtattttagcccaccttatcacaccgcgtggcttcaagttgTTCCTCTACTAGTAACACGattatcaagcccaccttatctcaccgcatgcatttcaaccccaatccttataccaccgcatgcgtatcaatatcacatcatagcacaaatctcacctcaagtgcccaataccacaacatgccaaagaagtcaacaataatagtgttttcacaataaatagcccatggctcaaccacaatatgtacaagagtctcaacaatagcaaccaaaagtgaataactcaacaagaatggtatttaaACAAATTtataactttgcctcaatgtgaatcactgCCTTTATAACTTTAAcaccaaattcaacaataagatattccaaggaattaacaacttcaagtaaaggaaCTCAACATTTGAATAATGAATAGAAAATAgagagaacaataacttcaactaagcatgtaaagacaattagcaagtatgagataagccaagtattaacgatgtcaagtaaagcatgtgaacaTAGTCTAATGaggatgaatataacatgttatggcaACTCAATTAAACACATGgaaagaatctacatagctaaacccggtcaattaccatatttagcccgtgtacacactcgtcaccttgcatacacgacttccacatatcacaattaacacaaaacaataccaatcctaaggggttattcctccacacaaagttaggcaagaaacttatctcaaaacacgctaactcagtCAACTAGTAAGTCTTTCccgcgattatccaactccaaacggctcaaatctacccaaaacaacttcatacaataaatacaaactataggaagctattccaaacaataaatttaaaatatttaaagagaaataaaaagtcaactcaacaagtcaaccccaggctcgcgtctcggaacccgacaaaacttataaaatccgaacacccattcgataatgagtccaaccatactaaaattactcaaatacgacttcaaatcgcctttcaaatccccaaaattttgtCTAAggagtttcacaatttttcccTAAATCTtccaactcaaaccactaattaaatgatgaaaataacaatggattcatgtataatagccaaatctgagttagaatcacttaccccaattattttcttgaaaattcctCAACAATCACCACAAACCAAGCTCTTCAGGTCAAAAGATGCAAAATGAAATAAACCCTCATCTCTAGCCTTTTCTGCTagcgattttcgcttctgcgggcatacagtcgcacctgcggaaaattccatcgcaggtgcggttcccttAAGGTCAgccaactccgcttctgcggagaaatttctcgcttctgcgatcctacTTCTTTGgaaactcgaccgcatctgcggtcctccACAAGACCTTCCCAGTTCTGCTTCTACGGAAGAAAAACTCGCGCCTGCGGATGTGCATCTGCGCCCAGGCATCCGTACCTGAGAACCCAGGCTTGGGTTGGCCTCCTTCGCTTATGTGATGAACCCTCATGCACCtatgtgtccgcacctgcggccaaaccctccgcaggtgcgatgacacaaGAACAACAGTAACCTTAGCAATTCAACCAAGTCCAAATGATCCGATTTTAATCCGATTCACTCCCGGAACCCCCGGGACCGTgtccgaaaataccaacaagttccaaaacacataacggacctacttgaggcctaaaatcacatcaaacaatatcgattctatgaatcgcaacccaattcaagcctattgaaactatgaacatcagacttccaaaactaatgctgattcataccaaaagaactctgattaacctcaaattttgcacacaagtcataaatgacgtgacgGCCTATTCTAACTTCTGAAATTGTAatgcgaccccgatatcaataaagtcaactcccaatcAAACTTCTCAGCCTTCCAAACTttaaactttctaacttttgccaattcaagtcgaaacgacctacggacctccaaaccaatatccggatacgctcctatgtccaaaatcaccaaacggagctaTTGAACAATCAAAACCCACTCCAGAGccatctacataaaagtcaaacttcgatcaactctttcaatttaagcctccaacttagggactaagtgtcccatttcactctgaaactcacctgaaaccaaaaccaaccaccccggcaagtcacataactacaatataacatagaggaaaTAATAGATTGGGGAACGAGGATAaactactcaaaatgaccggctgggtcattacaactACATGTGgggttgatatatatatatgaggtgacgagcgtatatgcatgtgccaagGTTAATCATGCTTGGGGGTAAATTATACAATTAATTGTGCCTTGTAGAATTATGTGACCATCTTGCTTCATGTCTTACTTGACTCCTAGATTACtaagaatatgaaattaaatgcTATAAACCaagatttagcttattataacttgatttaaatttgatgatttttctgTGAAACTATTGATGTGTTAAATTCGGTCATCACTATGCTTAATCACTAATACATCACTATGACCGTTATTTTTGAGATATTGGATTCTATACTTGCATTGAAGATTgtttttgagacttgttgaaatactttgaacaataaggttcttgacgtttattgaattgttattggcttgaaagctGTGACTgatgttcatttggaatattcgccTAATCACTCTCattgatgttattcatgttttCTACCTTGCTTGTTATTAATATACATgtacttggtgaggaagagtgtaaagcatgaagggtgatgccgtgccattgcatacacattatcatgtgagaaagagtgtaaagcacgaagggtgatgtcgtgccattgcataCACATTATCAtttgagaaagagtgtaaagcacgaagggtgatgtcgtgccattgcatacacattatcatgtgaggaagagtgtaaagcacaaagggtgatgacgtgctatTTCATATACAtcatcatgtgaggaagagtgtaatgcatgaagagtgatgccgtgccattttatttacactatcatgtgaggatgaaagtaaaagcacgtagggtgatgtcgtaccatttcatttacattatcatgcttcatttacattatcatgtgaggatgagagtaaaagcacgaatggtaaTGTCGTTGCATTTTATTTACATTAACATGTTTTTATATTATCTTGTGTTCATGGGACGAATGGTGTTTCCGTTCAGGCGAAgatgagagacatgcattatgttgtgatatcttttccttgtgtatacattcatgcatTTACCTTGAGCTGTTACtattgcacctatgttttctatgtgacttgtcgttgttgTTCTGTCTTTATCTTCTGtctcaattgttgttgtgttgtccatcccttctatctgtttaacttgcaaatatcatgcTTTCCTTCTTGTTGTATTATCTACATCCATgccgtttctcatttgttgcactttTGTATAAGCTttctaccatgttagttattcatgccttcaatttgtttagctaataaagatcatgctttccttcatatttgttatatttatatctaagccttctaccatgttagctagtgaaatttatattattttaccTTAAATGCTATCATTACTTTTATGCCTCCTATCTAGTCTATTACAGTTACCCATATGCATTGCGTTGTTCATTATTGTTGCATGTGTATCTCCCACTTTatcgttattgttattgttattggcatttatttcacctagttggtactattaTACGTATGCTCGGTAGGAagagataaatgcatgaagggtgtttccATGCTAATATATTTGACTTACATTCATATATTTGgcgaggatgagataaatgcacgaagggtgttgccgtaccATTCGATTTGGTATCTTGAATACATTTCTTACACTATTAAATATATGAATTTATTACCCTGATTTCTTCTGGCGATTCTTTTACTGCTTTGCATATTTGTTCTTATACTCTTCTCTATTATATTTTAGTATTATTCTATTGCTTGTCTACTGCACAtgttatatcagtgagtatcttttaactaaaaagcctcgtcactactttaccgaggttagtcaagatatttattgagtacatggggtcggttgtactcatactacacttctacaccttgtgtactgatcttggagctgagatgcGATGGATGACGGAAATTGGCTCTAAAGATGTTCGTGCCTCCCGTATGTAGCTACCACTTATCCCTAGGTAGTTTTAGAGttgaattctgtttatgtacatttcaaaggaagttgtatttatttcatatcagtttttgcaaaaatctaatcttagtagctcatgacttgtactaccagtccttgttGATCACCTTTATTTTATTAGTCTTATGTTCACTTTTAATTGGCTGACCTAAcatgttgggttaggtgccatcacgactagtggattttgtgtcgtgacaagttggtatcagaacaatAGGTttgtaggttctacgagtcatgagaaagtgtctagtagagtcttgcagatcggtatgatgacgtccatacctttCTTCGAGAGGCTAAAGGGCATTTAGGAAAATATCATTTCTTTCTTTCCATATCATGCAGCCTTATTTTAACTTCCTATTCGTTCATATGCGATGTTGCACACTCGGTATTCGCTATAAGCTGATCACCAGTGCCATCGAACAtctcaaacttgggaggtttgtaaccctccgacaTTTCTACATTTGGCtggatacacaaatcttcatagtcTAAACCTTCAACGCCTTTCCCACCTTCAACACTTTGGACTCTCCTTGTCattttcttgagttcctctgctaTGTTTCGAATTagcaggtccttctcagtcgTCTCACATATATATAGGGTTTGCTGCgaggtatggggtaaggtttccacgtaTATCGGATTGCTTTGATGAGTTCCTAGAACTTGGGGTATATAGGTGATCATTGATTGAGGCTTGGGGATCAAGAGTAGGTAGTTGTGCATTTTGAagagtgtgataagtggtggtttgcgAATATTGAGTTAGGTGATTGTGGTGGTGTTGGGGGGTTTGCTCTAGTGGTGGGTTAAGGTTTTGGGGAGGTGCGGGATTGTGATACTAGTGTGGTGGattctggttttgtgtgttttgtggtaGTGTTTGGTTTTGAGTGGTTGGattttgctggttgatgtcgggaacatttagagtaagggaaaggtttgccaaatTTCGGACCTGTTCAAGCTCACCCTATAGCTCCAGAATTTTCTGCTCCaaacgtaagaccaactcatttTGTTCTGGCGTACTTCTCCCATCTGAGGTTTCAACATTCTATGTTGCGGTAGCATTGTCTTTTCGAATACCACTTATATCATCCATCTTCCCATTGCCTTTGCCTTTTCTTTTCGGGTCGTTAGGTGGAGGAGGAGacggaggacctctagatctagtgtggtatgctgatgatgccagtatgcacgaactaacctttgggaatggaataaataaaagaaataaaaataaaaggtaaccaagttagtaagacaaagtaaaagagtgtttgcaatatttaagcaTGTATCACaaaaagtcatgcaataattcgcgtcctaattttggggacctcattgtgcctgaggtaggcctaagtgacacatagacttggagaaaattgatgccaacgtttgcttcatttcattaatgcgaaaataatCCAAAACAATCTTTcactaaataataataataataataataataataaaaaataataataataatataataatagtaataataataataataatagtaataataataatagtaatactaataataataatagtaataataataataataataataataatagtaagaataataataataataatagtaataataatagtaataataataatagtaataataatagtaataataataataataatagtaataataataatagtagtaataatagtaataataataatagtaataataataataataataataataataataataaagttactaatggcattaagccttattacatcgaaatctaatctaagctagaaagcagtaaaaaATATTATCTCCTATTTGGTCCCTGAAgaaccttctccatgcttggctctcttgaccccatcaatcatgttTCCCAGATCGCGCATGTCCAGTAGCAAATAAGCCTTCCCCGGCTTCCCCTCTTCATCGtcgtccatgccttgacaatccccCAAGTCTCTTCCTTATCTTCCCTTCTAActccatcaacccttgctccAAGTATTCTAACCTCTCTGTCGACTTAGTGGCGATTTCTttccattcccttatcgcctccatgttcacTTTATGTTATTATAGATGCTTAGATTTGAACTCGAAtacccttttgcgtagcctcttgtacttcacaTGTGCCTCATCCACCTTATCTATCATTCTATCCTTCAGATTGACTCCTGGTTTAACGTCCCCAGCTATATTGTCTTCCagccatgatagatagtagtacatatgaccagCGTGATACCTGTCTCGCTCAATAATTTCTCCCTCcacgatgatcttttggttccacatgtgttgtgcTTCGAACTTGAATGGGATGACATCTCTCTTGAAATCTGCCTTATACTAAACCatattggaaacccgaggtatgacttgttttctttcagcttgcctcattacccttataagagcgtaagggtagatgcctcgcaacccgatcagtaccaagtgagtagttccttttgatctgatgatgaactcactacaaggaaaccattcaaacatccaatgcacttgctcgtatatcagattgctgaagaaacgcacccaacctACAGCATTTCCAAGCTTTGCAAACCTATCTGGGATgaacgtcattttctttgggtgatggttggctatgtagtcatttagtAGTCTTCGCAGAAGCTCTTGGCGATACTCACCCCTATGAAAGTGTTCTAACAACCAAACTTGTAGCAatagattgcaaccctcaaagtgtccaaacccatgcttgcatcgatctagagcACGGTatatctcagctaagatcatggggatgatagtatAAGTTTGTCCCTCGATTCCATCCATCAATGTCCTGGCGAtaatggctaagcgagtatgaatccttcctccTTGCATCGGAAAGATCAACAATCCCAAGAAGCAGACAATGAAATCATAAACCTGGGGgtgcacccatcccaaagaggtaatggctagatcatcatgatgaaggcgatatgatTTTCTATGCCCATAACTCTCGTAgagaaactcaaaagggatgtatgatttctttagacagagcagttcatcattcttcttaaaatccaacattttcagaaaaccgcATGCTTCTGGCACCAATAGTCatggactatcccatggtaacttggcgaaACCCCATATTTCTTCCAGGaaaggagtcatttctatattacCAAATCGAAAAACAACTCTTTTCTTGTCCCAGAATATGGTAGCGGCCTTGATCAGTTCCCTATTTGGTCGAATGTTCAGCAAAGATAGAAGGTCACCAAGTCTTTTCACTATTCAATTAGCAAAGGCGGGATATTTTGGAtcataccgaacctggggatttcgtgcttcatttccTGCAAACAAACAAAGGTTAGCAATTTTCCCCTCCAGATTCGActacttacgcaataatgatcaacatgtcGGCACactttctccaagtaatgcacataatatgatggtgtccttttgggattatggaaatctcgTCGTACTTTGGATAAGGTTTGTCTAAGCGGGTTGTTACATCAGTGATGCTTCAATctgtactaggtttagcatgatgcatgtacatttcaaatcggagtgtggtttctagaaaggtgtagactggtactctcaagtggacaacgcgagagggaaaggcacggtaCCGTCGACTGCAtcgttgatcgactagtctaccgcaaataagcatTTCTGGTTTAAAAGGGTGATTTCAGAAAAGTGCGGACACTTATCAAGTACTGCTATGTTGATAataggcacgagtggagtatgatctagagcatgctttatgtagaaatagtaacacgttgccaagtatttgcatgataaaagtgCATAAAACAGTAAGTAATATGATAAAGATGAACAAAAGTAGgaataaaagagaaaagaaagacaaaaaagagaagtcagtttaactcatgaaaacGTGCGAGATTGttatgaagcaagtagggaaatAGGGACGGGGGAGTCATGATATAGCAATCTTAGACAAGAGGAAAAAAATGGAGAGAGGTCATACATGTCATAATAAAGGGAAGCAGTGAGGGGATGTTCATGTCataaaaatttaaacaaataaaggaaaataagggaAGAGATATGCATGTCAtagaaatttaaacaaataagggaagggatgtgcatgtcacaACAATttaaataagggaagggatgtgcatgtcatagcaatttaaacaaataagggaagggatgtgcatttCATAGCAACTTAAACAAATAAAGGGAAAAAAGGGAAATcatccacataagtcaacttcgttatggtaagagcctaagtatttccccagcagagtcgccatgctgtcgcgccccattttctcgctaaagcgggcttcgacgtgtgacaactcttttaaatgggtattaaaagagaagagtcgccacctaacgattttaaggtgcgttagggaacctatttgcaaataactttgtttgactagtcaatgtcaccaaagatcggataagggctcaaattacctcaaagagaaggtgttaggaactcttcgaggtccacaactgtggttccCGGCCGAATTTACACTATGTGAATAATATAATTAAGCTAGGCGATTATAGAAGTGAAAAAggatgtagaagttgaaagttctatTATAACATAGACAAGTGTAAGGAAAAATAACATAAGAATTAACTTTATGAATAATTGATATAAGATTTAAAGATCACAAGGAGTACAATTGTGTTGACCTGTGACTAATGACTAAAGGTGAACAACAAACATATAAAGAAAGAggggtcctatgttttttagcctaaaggatcaccctgtgcaacataaataatacttcgcaactcctttgaggtagggggttgctcatattattcagtgggcacagactatcatatcctgctacccaattactatattgaagttgttacttaaaggcgctctaattcaattctaagtcgtatcCTATGCGTGccttacccgtcccatgcctatggcccaggaggctTTAGACctgctatttgggtggttctagactttacttaaggtgctcaaaatgataaagacTAGGTGACattcaaaacaagtaggactgcacataataaCAATGAAgagctcaagttagcctccacacataagcacgaAAGCACGCTATCAGATTTATGCAGTAGACGATTTCAGAATTAAGACGTACTTGGGTTGTTAAATCTCATAGGCATGGTTCCTATGTGATTCTGATTAATATTATCCAGGCAGTACTGCAGCATATAGGCAGGTTAAAGCAtcgcaagtcctataggcatgatttctaattgttTACGCGATGAGGCAGTGAAGCGATACGAGTTATCAGATTACTAGTACTGATTTTATAAGCAGGCTTCTTAGGGAAAGaaaaactatgctatgttgtggttgtattacttgtccatttgagactttaaaaatggtgaaacttatggtaagaaattggtaactgcagacacgaccactttattgtttaattagggaaaacatatattctctttattcatgaatgagtttgggtagaagaaatctaacaggcttgctcggtcgggtttactcggttgagcgccggtcgcgctccacggttttagggcgtgacagaaggtgctcagactcctgccacccatactccagagcaggtagcttAAGGACTCTAGACACCGgtggtactaccagcccagctggtTGCTGCTGCTCAGGCCGAGGTTGGCCCACCTAGTAGTGATGAAGGGCaaaagagattggagagattgtcTGTTTGCATGGCGTCcctatttctatcatttcagattggggcacgCAATTCACATAGCACTTTTGGAGGGCATtgcaacgtgagttaggcacacaagtGGAGTTGAGCATTgcgtttcaccctcagacggatgggcaattCGATCGGACCATTCACATACTTGAGGATGTGTTGAGAGCATGTGTTATTTATATCGGAGGCCAGTGGGATTAATTTTTCACCATTATCAGAGTttgattacaacaacaacaaccagtcTAGTATCcaaatggctctgtatgaggcattatataggaGGAAGTGTCATTctccgattggttggtttgagcctggtaaGGCAAGGTTATTGGGAACATATTTGGTTCCTGATGCtatggagaaggtgaagttgatttaggagtGGCTTCGTGCAACACAATCTAGGCAGAAAATTTATGATGATAGTAAGGTTTGTGATGTGGCTTTCATGGATGGTGAGAAGGTTTTTGGGGGAGTTTCGCCTAAAAAGAGCGTAATGAGATTTtggaagaatggcaagttgagccctcgatatattggtccatttgaggtgttagagagttggtgaggtggcttacataTTTGTTTTGCCACCCATCTTATCGGGAGCTCATCTGATCATTCATATTTGTTGCATTTCAGTTCAATGCAGTTGGATGAGAATCTGGCTTACGAAAGAAGAGCTAGTGGCcatcttggataggcaggttctaAAGTTAAGATCAAAAGTGTcagcatcagtgaaggttcaatgcaGAGGTTAACCGgccgaggaagcgacttgggagatcgatcatgatatgcggagcatatatcctcatctttttggtATTCCAAATATGAATCTAAActtattcgaggatgaacgtttgtttaaaaaggggagaatataatgatccAACctgttattttgtgtatttgagccatgTTCCTCTATTTCATGCTTcctatatgtttgtttgttattttgtgactttcttggAGGGTTATTTTGGTTTCGGGAATGTTTGGGAGTAAATTGGAATTCTTAGttctagttttggaagcttaagttgctaaagttgaccaaggtttgacttttgagtaaacgacctcgaaattgggatttgatggtttcaataattttgtatggtgattttggacttgggagtgtgTTCAGagtttgaaggtttggagagtttataggtttgatcgaaaattgactttgatgttatcgaacTACGATTGGTGTTCTGAGACTTTATATAGGTTCATTTAGTTTACTGAACTTGTGTTCAATGTTTGGTTGAAATGTGGAAtatttaagtgtgattcggacacgTTCGACGAAGTTGATCTTGCAATCGCAGAGAAGGGGGCTAGCAGGTGAGTTTctgctctttgcgttcgcgtgtaTGGGGTCCCGTTCATGGAGGGTTGGGGAAGGATAATCGCATTCGCATACATAAGGTCGCGTTCACTATGCTATGGAGTCAGGAAAAGGTTTGACTTCGCGTTGGCAGAGCAAGGCTCGCGTATGCGTAGGCTTAGCGGACTTGGGTATCACGTTCATGAgatggtcttcgcgttcgcgagtggagaaGGAAATGGAGGATGTGTttgaccttcgcgatcgcgaagtgtatgCTTGGGAAGGCTATTTTAAGttggaattttgggattttgcccattctctcatattttgaacccctAGACTCCGAGAGGAGGAGATTTTGAAGTGCAAATTTACTACTACATTGGAGGTAAGGAATTTTCACATGGATTTGGTTATATATCTTGATTCTTCATGGGtttctacacctaaaacttgaaagtttaaagtaaaatttgggatttttgtatACAACTTATGATAGTGTAATTTCGGAATTTGAGGGtctatttggactcgtggggttatagaTAGTCCCCATCTACTCgttgactcgggttttgaccatgtgaGCCCTATTGACTTTTGGGAGATTTAATTAAAAATTGAAGTTTTATTATTTGTAATTGATTCATGTAgctttgtttgacgttattgagttgtatttgactagatttgagtcgttcggaggtagATTTGAGAGGAAAAGTTGTTTTGGAAGGTTGAAGTTATTACCGGGTGgaagtaagtatcttacctatccttgtaagagggaattttccCCATAGGCAATTTATTTGCCATTTGCTACTTGATTTTGGTGCTtaatatgtgaggtgacgagcgtatatgtgtGGCTAGGTTATGAGCATAGCCGGTTAGACTTAGTCTTATATTGTGCCTTGTTGAAACTTTATGAAATATTGTCAATATTTCATCGATTCTATGACTATGTGATGAATCTTAATCATTATTTGAGATCATGCTAGAGTTATGGCTTGTTGGATTGAACATGACAGATTTCTTTCACCGTGTTGGACGTTCTACTTAGTCATACTCATGCAATTGCCATACTTGACTTATGATTTAGTCATTATTGACTCTTGTTGCTCATGGTAGATATCATCATCGAACTTAAGAATGTTAAATGGTCATATTGAACTGTTTATGGAAAGTTGAATTTCATGATTACCGTAGTCATCTCTTTTTCATGTTAATATTCATCTATATCTTATTATTTTGTCCCGGTGCATCTTTATTATGCCATCTCATATGTATGTACATGAGTTAGAGAGTTGGATATTAAGAAAAGTCGAGGATTTTGGCACTAAGGACAAAGCAGATATTGATTATGTACTTCAGTATTATtaatggatcgggttgcacgaagCAACAATGCTTGGATATTGATTCATCCCTCTAGAGTCaagtgattacccatgttactttg
Protein-coding sequences here:
- the LOC138898971 gene encoding uncharacterized protein; the protein is MALYEALYRRKCHSPIGWFEPGKARLLGTYLVPDAMEKVFGGVSPKKSVMRFWKNGKLSPRYIGPFEVLESCWMRIWLTKEELVAILDRQVLKLRSKVSASVKVQCRG